One stretch of Equus przewalskii isolate Varuska chromosome 9, EquPr2, whole genome shotgun sequence DNA includes these proteins:
- the OSCAR gene encoding osteoclast-associated immunoglobulin-like receptor isoform X2 has product MALVLLLQLLSLWRLCHMYTTPTVPPALYPKPRLGAQPAAVVTPGVNVTLRCRAPLPAWRFELFKSGEIESILQRDVFLELAEFFLEEVTTEQGGSYRCCYKKRGWRPGVCSQLSDALELLVTDELPAPTLVALPGPVVAPGANVSLRCAGRWRGMSFALYREGEAAPVQYRDSPQPWADFPLLGASAAGTYSCYYHTPSSPYVLSRRSEPLVISLEGSGSLDYTRGNLIRLGLAGLVLISLGTLVVFDWRSQSPALGNV; this is encoded by the exons ATGGCACTGGTGCTGCTCCTCCAGCTGCTGAGCCTCT GGCGTCTGTGTCACATGTATACCACTCCGACCG TCCCCCCAGCCTTATACCCCAAGCCGCGGCTGGGGGCTCAGCCGGCCGCAGTTGTGACCCCTGGGGTCAACGTGACCTTGAGGTGCAGGGCGCCCCTACCTGCCTGGAGGTTTGAACTCTTCAAATCTGGAGAGATTGAGTCCATCCTGCAACGGGATGTGTTCCTGGAGCTGGCGGAgttcttcctggaggaggtgaccacGGAACAGGGAGGCAGTTACCGCTGCTGCTACAAGAAGCGAGGCTGGAGGCCGGGTGTCTGTTCCCAACTCAGTGATGCCCTGGAACTGCTGGTGACAG ACGAGCTACCAGCCCCGACGCTGGTGGCGCTGCCGGGGCCGGTGGTGGCGCCCGGCGCCAACGTGAGCCTGCGCTGCGCCGGCCGCTGGCGGGGAATGAGCTTCGCGCTGTACCGCGAGGGCGAGGCGGCGCCGGTGCAGTACCGCGACTCGCCGCAGCCCTGGGCCGACTTCCCGCTGCTCGGCGCCAGCGCCGCCGGCACCTACAGCTGCTACTACCACACGCCCTCCTCCCCCTACGTGCTGTCGCGGCGCAGCGAGCCGCTGGTCATCAGCTTGGAGG GCTCCGGCTCCTTGGACTACACCCGGGGCAACCTCATCCGCCTGGGACTGGCTGGCCTGGTCCTCATCTCCCTGGGCACACTGGTCGTTTTCGACTGGCGCAGCCAGAGTCCTGCCCTTGGTAACGTTtga
- the OSCAR gene encoding osteoclast-associated immunoglobulin-like receptor isoform X1, whose protein sequence is MALVLLLQLLSLWRLCHMYTTPTGFWTDKTSSFSQFPPATLQPQIRTSWRTVTTLVPPALYPKPRLGAQPAAVVTPGVNVTLRCRAPLPAWRFELFKSGEIESILQRDVFLELAEFFLEEVTTEQGGSYRCCYKKRGWRPGVCSQLSDALELLVTDELPAPTLVALPGPVVAPGANVSLRCAGRWRGMSFALYREGEAAPVQYRDSPQPWADFPLLGASAAGTYSCYYHTPSSPYVLSRRSEPLVISLEGSGSLDYTRGNLIRLGLAGLVLISLGTLVVFDWRSQSPALGNV, encoded by the exons ATGGCACTGGTGCTGCTCCTCCAGCTGCTGAGCCTCT GGCGTCTGTGTCACATGTATACCACTCCGACCG GCTTTTGGACAGATAagacctcttctttctctcagttTCCCCCTGCTACACTCCAACCTCAGATAAGAACCAGCTGGAGAACCGTTACTACCTTAg TCCCCCCAGCCTTATACCCCAAGCCGCGGCTGGGGGCTCAGCCGGCCGCAGTTGTGACCCCTGGGGTCAACGTGACCTTGAGGTGCAGGGCGCCCCTACCTGCCTGGAGGTTTGAACTCTTCAAATCTGGAGAGATTGAGTCCATCCTGCAACGGGATGTGTTCCTGGAGCTGGCGGAgttcttcctggaggaggtgaccacGGAACAGGGAGGCAGTTACCGCTGCTGCTACAAGAAGCGAGGCTGGAGGCCGGGTGTCTGTTCCCAACTCAGTGATGCCCTGGAACTGCTGGTGACAG ACGAGCTACCAGCCCCGACGCTGGTGGCGCTGCCGGGGCCGGTGGTGGCGCCCGGCGCCAACGTGAGCCTGCGCTGCGCCGGCCGCTGGCGGGGAATGAGCTTCGCGCTGTACCGCGAGGGCGAGGCGGCGCCGGTGCAGTACCGCGACTCGCCGCAGCCCTGGGCCGACTTCCCGCTGCTCGGCGCCAGCGCCGCCGGCACCTACAGCTGCTACTACCACACGCCCTCCTCCCCCTACGTGCTGTCGCGGCGCAGCGAGCCGCTGGTCATCAGCTTGGAGG GCTCCGGCTCCTTGGACTACACCCGGGGCAACCTCATCCGCCTGGGACTGGCTGGCCTGGTCCTCATCTCCCTGGGCACACTGGTCGTTTTCGACTGGCGCAGCCAGAGTCCTGCCCTTGGTAACGTTtga
- the OSCAR gene encoding osteoclast-associated immunoglobulin-like receptor isoform X3: MALVLLLQLLSLWRLCHMYTTPTVPPALYPKPRLGAQPAAVVTPGVNVTLRCRAPLPAWRFELFKSGEIESILQRDVFLELAEFFLEEVTTEQGGSYRCCYKKRGWRPGVCSQLSDALELLVTDELPAPTLVALPGPVVAPGANVSLRCAGRWRGMSFALYREGEAAPVQYRDSPQPWADFPLLGASAAGTYSCYYHTPSSPYVLSRRSEPLVISLEGEGPRDPAPSPSSPRPRSPDTQPPAPPPSDPGVRAPSPSSLRPRGPGPQPLLPQTQGSGPPAPPPSDQGVRAPSPSSPRPRRPGLLPPPPSDPRVAVPPSSIPLSFVSPSPP; encoded by the exons ATGGCACTGGTGCTGCTCCTCCAGCTGCTGAGCCTCT GGCGTCTGTGTCACATGTATACCACTCCGACCG TCCCCCCAGCCTTATACCCCAAGCCGCGGCTGGGGGCTCAGCCGGCCGCAGTTGTGACCCCTGGGGTCAACGTGACCTTGAGGTGCAGGGCGCCCCTACCTGCCTGGAGGTTTGAACTCTTCAAATCTGGAGAGATTGAGTCCATCCTGCAACGGGATGTGTTCCTGGAGCTGGCGGAgttcttcctggaggaggtgaccacGGAACAGGGAGGCAGTTACCGCTGCTGCTACAAGAAGCGAGGCTGGAGGCCGGGTGTCTGTTCCCAACTCAGTGATGCCCTGGAACTGCTGGTGACAG ACGAGCTACCAGCCCCGACGCTGGTGGCGCTGCCGGGGCCGGTGGTGGCGCCCGGCGCCAACGTGAGCCTGCGCTGCGCCGGCCGCTGGCGGGGAATGAGCTTCGCGCTGTACCGCGAGGGCGAGGCGGCGCCGGTGCAGTACCGCGACTCGCCGCAGCCCTGGGCCGACTTCCCGCTGCTCGGCGCCAGCGCCGCCGGCACCTACAGCTGCTACTACCACACGCCCTCCTCCCCCTACGTGCTGTCGCGGCGCAGCGAGCCGCTGGTCATCAGCTTGGAGGGTGAGGGGCCCCGCGacccggcccccagcccctcctcccccagaccTCGGAGCCCAGacaccca gcccccagcccctcctccctcagacccaggggtccgggcccccagcccctcctccctcagacccaggggtccgggcccccagcccctcctccctcagacccaggggtccgggcccccagcccctcctccctcagatcaGGGAGTCCGGGCCCCCAGTCCCTCTTCCCCCAGACCTCGGAGGCCAGGCCTCctaccccctcctccctcagacccaagAGTCGCGGTCCCTCCCTCGTCGATACCCCTCAGCTTTGTGTCCCCAAGTCCACCCTAG
- the NDUFA3 gene encoding NADH dehydrogenase [ubiquinone] 1 alpha subcomplex subunit 3 isoform X1, with product MDSISPDLKSSNLQADPAARFWGQRGVRPHSGTQAAQSDGKTDPDQRLPRTSVLRLAHAWLTQRSLARRDHNSQNAPRSRHRLGPVFCASAHAQTQSAAPLVPGLRFPEGSATSLPPRPRWLRVSAGAAGLAAFLKNAWAKEPVLVASFTIAGLAIILPILSPYTKYSIMINKATPYTYPVPLRDDGNMPDVPSHPQDPQGPSLEWLKKL from the exons ATGGACTCAATCTCTCCAGATTTGAAGAGTTCAAACCTCCAGGCAG accCTGCGGCCCGattctggggacagagaggagtcAGACCACATTCGGGCACTCAAGCGGCTCAGTCTGATGGAAAGACGGATCCAGACCAg CGGCTGCCCCGGACTTCTGTTCTGCGACTGGCACACGCGTGGCTCACTCAGCGAAGCCTCGCGCGCAGGGACCACAACTCCCAGAATGCTCCACGCTCTCGCCACCGCCTTGGACCGGTGTTTTGCGCCAGTGCGCACGCGCAGACTCAGTCAGCGGCGCCTCTCGTGCCCGGACTACGATTCCCAGAGGGCTCTGCGACCTCGCTGCCTCCGAGACCAAGATGGCTGCGAGTAAGTGCGGGCGCCGCAG GACTCGCCGCCTTCCTCAAGAATGCCTGGGCCAAGGAGCCGGTGCTAGTCGCCTCCTTCACCATTGCGGGCCTCG CTATAATTCTGCCCATCCTCAGCCCCTACACCAAGTACTCCATCATGATCAACAAGGCGACACCCTACACCTACCCAG TGCCCCTCCGAGATGACGGGAACATGCCCGATGTGCCCAGCCACCCCCAGGACCCCCAGGGCCCAAGCCTGGAGTGGCTGAAGAAACTGTGA
- the NDUFA3 gene encoding NADH dehydrogenase [ubiquinone] 1 alpha subcomplex subunit 3 isoform X2 → MDSISPDLKSSNLQAAAAPDFCSATGTRVAHSAKPRAQGPQLPECSTLSPPPWTGVLRQCARADSVSGASRARTTIPRGLCDLAASETKMAARLAAFLKNAWAKEPVLVASFTIAGLAIILPILSPYTKYSIMINKATPYTYPVPLRDDGNMPDVPSHPQDPQGPSLEWLKKL, encoded by the exons ATGGACTCAATCTCTCCAGATTTGAAGAGTTCAAACCTCCAGGCAG CGGCTGCCCCGGACTTCTGTTCTGCGACTGGCACACGCGTGGCTCACTCAGCGAAGCCTCGCGCGCAGGGACCACAACTCCCAGAATGCTCCACGCTCTCGCCACCGCCTTGGACCGGTGTTTTGCGCCAGTGCGCACGCGCAGACTCAGTCAGCGGCGCCTCTCGTGCCCGGACTACGATTCCCAGAGGGCTCTGCGACCTCGCTGCCTCCGAGACCAAGATGGCTGCGA GACTCGCCGCCTTCCTCAAGAATGCCTGGGCCAAGGAGCCGGTGCTAGTCGCCTCCTTCACCATTGCGGGCCTCG CTATAATTCTGCCCATCCTCAGCCCCTACACCAAGTACTCCATCATGATCAACAAGGCGACACCCTACACCTACCCAG TGCCCCTCCGAGATGACGGGAACATGCCCGATGTGCCCAGCCACCCCCAGGACCCCCAGGGCCCAAGCCTGGAGTGGCTGAAGAAACTGTGA
- the NDUFA3 gene encoding NADH dehydrogenase [ubiquinone] 1 alpha subcomplex subunit 3 isoform X3, translating into MAARLAAFLKNAWAKEPVLVASFTIAGLAIILPILSPYTKYSIMINKATPYTYPVPLRDDGNMPDVPSHPQDPQGPSLEWLKKL; encoded by the exons ATGGCTGCGA GACTCGCCGCCTTCCTCAAGAATGCCTGGGCCAAGGAGCCGGTGCTAGTCGCCTCCTTCACCATTGCGGGCCTCG CTATAATTCTGCCCATCCTCAGCCCCTACACCAAGTACTCCATCATGATCAACAAGGCGACACCCTACACCTACCCAG TGCCCCTCCGAGATGACGGGAACATGCCCGATGTGCCCAGCCACCCCCAGGACCCCCAGGGCCCAAGCCTGGAGTGGCTGAAGAAACTGTGA
- the TFPT gene encoding TCF3 fusion partner, whose translation MELEQREGTMAAVGFEEFSAPPGSELALPPLFGGHILESELETEVEFVSGGLGGSGLRERDEEEEAARGRRRRQRELNRRKYQALGRRCREIEQVNERVLSRLHQVQRITRRLQQERRFLMRVLDSYGDDYRAGQFTIVLEDEGSQGTDAPTPGNAENEPPEKEGLSPPRRTPAPPEPSSPAPGEGPSGRKRRRAPRDGRRAGAALTPELAPVQIKVEEDFGFEADEALDSSWVSRGPDKLLPYPTLASPPFD comes from the exons ATGgaactggagcagagagaggg GACCATGGCAGCCGTGGGTTTTGAAGAATTCTCAGCGCCGCCAGGCTCGGAGTTGGCGCTGCCTCCGCTGTTCGGTGGCCACATCCTGGAGAGCGAGCTTGAGACAGAAGTGGAGTTTGTGTCCGGCGGTCTTGGCGGCTCGGGGCTCCGAGAGCGGGacgaagaggaggaggcagcccgGGGCCGGCGGCGCCGCCAGCGGGAACTAAATCGCAGGAAGTATCAGGCGCTGGGCCGGCGCTGCCGGGAGATCGAGCAG GTGAACGAGCGGGTCCTGAGCAGGCTCCATCAGGTCCAGCGGATAACGCGCAGACTGCAGCAGGAGCGGAG GTTTCTCATGAGAGTGCTGGACTCCTACGGCGATGACTACAGGGCCGGCCAGTTCACCATTGTGCTGGAG GACGAGGGCAGCCAGGGCACAGATGCCCCCACCCCGGGCAACGCCGAGAACGAGCCTCCAGAGAAAGAGGGGCTGTCCCCGCCCAGAAGGACGCCCGCACCCCCAGAACCCAGCAGCCCAGCCCCGGGTGAGGGGCCCAGCGGGCGGAAGAGGCGGCGAGCGCCCCGGGATGGACGCCGAGCAGGAGCCGCGCTGACGCCAGAACTGGCCCCGGTGCAG ATCAAGGTCGAGGAAGACTTTGGCTTCGAAGCAGATGAGGCCCTGGATTCCAGTTGGGTTTCTCGGGGCCCAGACAAACTGCTGCCCTACCCCACCCTAGCCAGCCCCCCCTTTGACTGA